In one Drosophila albomicans strain 15112-1751.03 chromosome X, ASM965048v2, whole genome shotgun sequence genomic region, the following are encoded:
- the LOC117577814 gene encoding mucin-5AC produces MSSSLGLRRQPALLLLLPMLLLLARIGALPTIQQGANYVQQLDKSFFQPREIEQTIDEVQKILANDPALPRLTRGEIEELYEKVTREEYEKSIEAGDMSRADSMRALMLVLPYNTDNNTEENLQELYTRPPVTRVIDAYTPPDPIKFLTADPNAAPRSTVPGGNPAVAATTYKPAFGNLPKQLYTAPTATTYHPPAPAPVMYQLTPSLGKPSMDFQPVTKLPPSYDFAPQPVQQAQQAQRFSSHYNAKNAQFLRKPVKPVENKVSTTSSTVKPVADILESLGIVGGHGGGGQTNHKRYAAIDDYYPAESAPQPVVAMADLRGLQGARIRPDAYSNFKPLNIGEELRVKPEVEGYLTRFGIVKKPKALKKSPAAVAATEEPAGAHTELSTATAKLPTQNNVELAKLLENLQELERLQAQSSRPANSTPKPTTSTTTTTTTTTTTTTPAPPTSLPTAQLITHGAPLLIEPKKPRRRIDPNIDINFANTGNQQKTASSTDELSKLLQNLQELEKLKINPENVLKATTTSVSNAGIQSLSNRFVTTTPVPAPTPAPTSAAAAASAAEARELQLILRQLQQLEQANALRKASTTSSTTTSTSTTTARPRATPPLSLDPSQASRLGVADFAQLQRLLSDDSELERLYEQARNTKKQAKSTTSTTSTTTTTTTTTTTPRPTKAAAAVDHAQFEALITRVQQLEQLQQPKATTPGFHTRNVASANRGPALSLPSNDYAQLQQLAASAPDFDPYEGQVEISTAASTSKQRQRPPRPLNPFERSNGLLHDVQPQDYVQLQKLLSKVQELERVQLQETRPTTGHQLVTAASVRNQNVKSLSGQHIVYAQPAEMEHDQDLKLELPVYQQPMSTTPMPGKRYTSSEELREFAMSQPAHPQAAAAAAASAAADFAQYQQFFSSLEDNGERQSASYPHMQPIYKTVAAAAAEAAPAPAFVPAAAPSTTTTTTTSTSTTTPAPKVKPNLLPKQADLAELQKLLYNTQQLQKLGVALPHELSQQLESQLQSQTSTTTTSTTTSTTTASPLLLSAASPSPQPTHDSSSPAVFSLTTIKPASPRPPRPSLPITESSVELPIFSATKIIEAAIKRAANRIGVATEPTPVSLAQGLGFGFRRRSDDLVADAEEEQEGVMDGDLMAEFSELNYQLAKPEPKQLPEPRIDENRDELQRLISNLQQLQQLNVSLDRVRSPDAIYLDSLRGQQLDTTKLRRQSVENATADKQTEVETETTQSPTRISLNLGLSDDATDESSLGAASSASSTTTEASTTTTTTTEESRNGSLADLEDSFGPDPVSQEPPPAKKKNGFYFLADWNSFFEADNLDDQVVVRFSPKIGDPRDFVPV; encoded by the exons ATGAGCAGTTCCCTGGGACTGAGGCGACAGCCAGCGTTGTTGTTACTACTgccaatgctgctgcttctcgcGCGGATTGGCGCATTGCCCACCATACAGCAGGGCGCCAACTATGTGCAGCAGCTGGACAAGAGTTTCTTTCAGCCGCGCGAAATAGAACAGACCATCGATGAGGTGCAGAAGATACTGGCCAACGATCCAGCGCTGCCCAGACTCACACG CGGCGAGATCGAGGAGCTGTATGAGAAGGTGACGCGCGAGGAGTACGAGAAGAGCATCGAGGCGGGCGACATGAGTCGAGCGGACAGCATGCGTGCCCTGATGCTGGTGCTGCCCTACAACACGGACAACAATACCGAGGAGAATCTGCAGGAGCTCTACACCCGGCCACCGGTCACCAGAGTCATCGATGCCTACACGCCGCCCGATCCGATTAAATTCCTCACGGCCGATCCGAATGCGGCGCCACGAAGCACTGTGCCCGGTGGGAATCcggctgtggctgccacgACGTATAAGCCAGCCTTTGGTAATCTGCCGAAGCAATTGTACACGGCACCCACAGCGACCACATATCATCCGCCTGCGCCGGCGCCAGTGATGTATCAGCTGACGCCATCGTTGGGCAAACCCAGCATGGATTTTCAACCGGTCACCAAGCTGCCGCCCAGCTATGACTTTGCACCGCAACCCGTGCAGCAGGCGCAACAGGCGCAACGCTTCAGCTCGCACTATAATGCCAAGAATGCGCAGTTCCTGCGTAAGCCGGTGAAACCCGTGGAAAATAAAGTCAGCACCACGTCGAGCACTGTGAAACCCGTTGCGGACATATTGGAGAGTCTGGGCATTGTGGGTGGCCATGGCGGTGGTGGTCAGACGAATCACAAGCGCTATGCGGCCATCGATGATTACTATCCGGCGGAGAGCGCCCCGCAGCCAGTGGTGGCCATGGCCGATCTGCGTGGTCTGCAGGGAGCACGTATACGCCCCGATGCCTATTCGAATTTCAAGCCACTGAACATTGGCGAAGAGCTGCGTGTCAAGCCCGAGGTGGAGGGCTATCTGACACGCTTTGGCATTGTCAAGAAACCGAAGGCACTCAAGAAATCTCCGGCAGCTGTGGCGGCCACCGAGGAACCAGCTGGCGCACACACCGAACTgtcgacggcgacggcaaAGTTGCCCACGCAAAACAACGTAGAGTTGGCCAAGTTGTTGGAGAATCTGCAGGAGTTGGAGCGTCTGCAGGCGCAGAGCAGTCGTCCGGCTAACAGTACACCGAAGCCAACAACGAGCACcaccacgacaacaacaacaacgacgacgacaacgacaccaGCTCCTCCCACCTCACTGCCCACGGCTCAGCTGATTACCCACGGAGCTCCGTTGTTGATTGAACCCAAGAAGCCGCGACGTCGCATCGATCCGAACATCGACATTAACTTTGCGAATACTGGGAATCAACAGAAGACGGCCAGCTCCACGGATGAGCTATCGAAGCTGCTGCAGAACCTGCAAGAGCTGGAGAAGCTCAAGATAAATCCTGAGAATGTACTCAAGGCCACCACGACCAGCGTGAGCAATGCGGGCATACAATCGCTAAGCAATCGCTTCGTCACCACGACTCCAGTGccagctccaactccagctccCACATCagcggctgccgctgcttcgGCGGCTGAGGCTCGTGAGCTGCAACTCATTCTtcgccagctgcagcagctggagcaggcGAATGCGCTGCGCAAGGCGAGCACCACCAGCTCAACCACAACCAGCACCAGCACCACCACAGCACGTCCACGTGCCACGCCCCCCTTGAGCCTGGATCCGTCGCAGGCGAGTCGTTTGGGTGTGGCGGACTTTGCGCAGCTGCAGCGACTGCTCAGCGATGACAGCGAGCTGGAGCGTCTCTACGAGCAGGCGCGCAACACCAAGAAGCAGGCCAAGAGCACCACTAGCACCACTTCGACCACCAccacgacgacaacaacaacgactacgCCACGTCCCACCAAAGCGGCTGCTGCCGTGGATCACGCACAGTTCGAGGCGTTGATCACACGtgtgcagcagctggagcaactgcagcagccgAAGGCAACCACGCCAGGTTTCCACACACGCAACGTGGCCTCCGCTAATCGTGGTCCCGCACTGAGCTTGCCCAGCAATGACTAcgcgcagctgcagcagctggccGCCAGTGCACCGGACTTTGATCCCTACGAGGGGCAGGTGGAGATTTCGACGGCGGCGTCCACGTCGAAGCAACGTCAGCGGCCGCCGCGTCCGCTGAATCCGTTTGAACGCAGCAATGGACTGCTGCACGATGTGCAACCTCAGGACTATGTGCAGCTGCAGAAGCTGCTGAGCAAGGTGCAGGAGCTGGAGCGTGTCCAGCTGCAGGAGACGCGTCCGACGACGGGACATCAGCTGGTCACCGCCGCCTCGGTGCGCAATCAGAATGTGAAGAGCCTGAGTGGTCAGCATATTGTGTACGCACAGCCGGCGGAGATGGAACACGACCAGGATTTGAAGCTGGAGTTGCCCGTGTATCAGCAGCCAATGAGCACCACACCGATGCCGGGCAAGCGCTACACTTCCAGCGAGGAGTTGCGTGAGTTTGCCATGTCGCAGCCGGCGCATCCAcaagcggcagcggcagcagcagcatccgcTGCAGCGGACTTTGCGCAGTATCAGCAGTTCTTTAGCAGCTTGGAGGACAACGGCGAGCGTCAGTCGGCGAGCTATCCGCACATGCAGCCCATCTATAAgacggtggcggcggcggcggcagaaGCTGCGCCGGCTCCTGCTTTTgtgccagctgctgctccctcgacaactacaacaactacgacgTCCACTTCAACCACAACTCCTGCGCCCAAAGTGAAACCCAATCTGTTGCCCAAGCAAGCCGATCTCGCCGAGCTGCAGAAGCTGCTCTACAACACACAACAGCTGCAGAAACTGGGCGTCGCTCTGCCCCACGAGCTCTCCCAGCAGCTGGAGAGTCAGCTGCAATCCCAGACGAGCACCACAACCACGAGCACCACCACCAGCACCACCACAGCTTCGCCATTGTTGCTGTCAGCTGCCTCGCCATCACCGCAACCCACGCACGATTCTTCCTCGCCTGCCGTCTTCTCCCTGACGACCATTAAGCCCGCCTCGCCGCGTCCCCCCCGGCCAAGTTTGCCCATCACCGAGAGCAGCGTGGAGCTGCCCATTTTCAGTGCCACCAAGATCATTGAAGCAGCGATCAAGCGTGCCGCTAATCGCATTGGCGTTGCAACCGAACCAACGCCCGTCAGTTTGGCGCAGGGTTTGGGTTTCGGTTTTAGGAGACGCAGCGATGACTTGGTGGCGGATGCCGAGGAGGAGCAGGAGGGTGTCATGGATGGCGATCTGATGGCCGAGTTCAGTGAGCTCAACTATCAGCTGGCCAAGCCGGAGCCCAAGCAACTGCCGGAGCCCCGAATCGACGAGAATCGCGATGAGTTGCAGCGTCTAATCAGCAatctgcagcagttgcagcagcttaATGTGAGCCTGGATCGTGTGCGTTCGCCGGATGCCATCTATTTGGATTCGTTGCGCGGCCAGCAGCTGGACACGACCAAGTTGCGACGACAGAGCGTGGAGAATGCCACCGCAGACAAGCAGACGGAAGTAGAGACGGAGACAACGCAATCGCCCACACGCATCAGCTTGAATCTGGGTTTGAGCGACGATGCGACGGATGAGAGCAGCTTAggagcagcgagcagcgcaTCCTCAACAACCACGGAGGctagcacaacaacaacaacaaccacggAGGAGTCACGCAATGGTTCACTCGCCGATCTGGAGGATTCCTTTGGACCCGATCCCGTGTCACAGGAACCGCCGCCGGCGAAAAAGAAGAATGGTTTCTATTTCCTTGCCGATTGGAATTCATTCTTCGAGGCCGACAATCTCGACGATCAGGTTGTGGTGCGTTTCAGTCCCAAGATTGGCGATCCTCGTGACTTTGTGCCCGTCTAA
- the LOC117576457 gene encoding N-alpha-acetyltransferase 30A, whose product MADTATAATTAAANKKKCRNKNKKSQQQQQQKTEATLGKVPSNGHIQADEDAEADADVALINGIMQQVQLCNGHAKDAKLPATTKGKPKAETVVATPTVAATLNGHVKKNATAAAANHNNNHLNNNNNSSNSNNNTSSNNNNNVNSSSSKNNNNNNNSRGSKAKNNKSSQAAAEEQQKEQQQATSVTGSATVMATSNSTANTQTTSATTTKTTAMAIATRGNLPTTLLTDEAPTTSAAAAAAATQPQTQSQTQPQTQPELEVPQLELEPAISADEIVYKEYEAEYQMHDIMRLIQAELSEPYSIYTYRYFIYNWPKLCFLASHDNQYVGAIVCKLDMHMNVRRGYIAMLAVRKEYRKLKIGTTLVTKAIEAMLADNADEVVLETEMRNEPALRLYENLGFVRDKRLFRYYLNGVDALRLKLWFR is encoded by the exons aTGGCGGACACGgcgacggcagcaacaactgcagcggCCAACAAGAAAAAGTGTaggaacaaaaacaaaaaatcccagcagcaacaacagcaaaaaactgAAGCTACGCTAGGCAAAGTGCCGTCTAATGGTCACATCCAAGCGGACGAGGATGCGGAAGCAGATGCGGATGTGGCACTGATCAATGGCATCATGCAGCAGGTGCAACTGTGCAATGGCCACGCCAAGGATGCCAAGCTGCCAGCGACGACAAAGGGAAAACCAAAGGCTGAGACAGTAGTGGCCACTCCAACAGTGGCGGCCACACTCAATGGCCATGTGAAGAAGAACgcgactgctgctgcggcaaatcataataataatcatctcaacaataacaacaatagcagcaacagcaacaacaataccagcagcaacaacaacaacaatgttaatagcagcagcagcaagaacaacaacaacaataataacagtcGCGGCAGCAAggcgaaaaacaacaagtcaAGTCAAGCAGCCGCTGAGGAGCAGCagaaagaacaacagcaagcgACAAGCGTAACAGGAAGCGCCACGGTGATGGCGACAAGCAACAGCACtgccaacacacaaacaacatcagcaacaactacaaagaCAACAGCTATGGCCATTGCAACAAGGGGCAATCTTCCTACAACACTGCTGACTGATGAGGCACCCACAACAtcagctgctgcggctgccgctGCAACGCAACCTCAAACGCAATCACAAACTCAACCCCAAACACAGCCAGAACTAGAAGTACCCCAGCTTGAGCTCGAACCTGCCATTTCAGCCGACGAGATTGTCTACAAGGAATACGAAGCCGAATACCAGATGCAT GATATTATGCGTCTGATACAGGCGGAGCTGTCCGAGCCATATTCAATATACACGTATCGCTATTTCATTTACAACTGGCCAAAACTCTGCTTCCTAGCCTCGCACGATAATCAATATGTCGGAGCTATCGTATGCAAGCTGGACATGCATATGAACGTGCGACGCGGTTACATTGCCATGTTGGCGGTGCGCAAGGAATATCGCAAGCTTAAGATCGGCACCACGCTCGTGACCAAGGCAATTGAG GCCATGCTCGCTGATAATGCTGATGAAGTGGTGCTGGAAACGGAGATGCGCAATGAGCCGGCGTTGCGTCTATATGAGAACTTGGGCTTTGTGCGTGATAAACGACTGTTTCGTTACTATCTGAATGGCGTGGATGCACTGCGTCTTAAGCTGTGGTTCAGATGA
- the LOC117569584 gene encoding poly(A) RNA polymerase, mitochondrial isoform X2, whose protein sequence is MSELLYMFGELDPRVRPLTFSIRRWAQSCGLTNPSPGRWISNFSLSCLVMYFLQQLRQPILPSISAMVKTAASTDIRITEDGINCTFARDMERVSFASRNTSSLSELLLQFFEFYSQFDFHNRAISLNEARALSKPDHSAMYIVNPLEQLLNVSKNVSLEECERLRIEVRNAAWILESEVENSTLTEQERNEQSWGLLNLFKHPEKAVIRPNMFFKPRMVEVSDLFEKSQLNGSTTTPPINYKNATMRQQVQSIKAATRNELKQLRESSTATSSSSSSSSSSTTVTATAMPTAKSKRNR, encoded by the coding sequence ATGTCCGAGTTGCTCTACATGTTTGGCGAGCTGGATCCGCGAGTGCGTCCGCTGACGTTCAGCATACGACGCTGGGCACAATCGTGCGGCTTGACGAATCCGTCGCCAGGACGCTGGATCTCAAATTTCTCGCTCAGCTGCCTGGTCATGTATTtcctgcagcagctgcggcaaCCGATTCTGCCATCGATTAGTGCAATGGTGAAGACAGCTGCCAGCACAGACATTCGGATCACCGAGGATGGCATCAATTGCACCTTTGCCCGGGACATGGAGCGTGTGTCATTCGCTAGTCGAAATACGAGCAGTCTCAGTGAACTGTTGTTGCAGTTCTTCGAGTTCTATTCACAATTCGATTTCCACAATCGTGCCATATCATTGAACGAGGCGCGAGCACTGTCCAAGCCGGATCACTCGGCCATGTACATTGTGAATCCGCTGGAACAGCTGCTGAATGTGAGCAAGAATGTGAGTCTGGAGGAATGCGAAAGGTTGCGCATTGAAGTGCGCAATGCTGCCTGGATACTTGAGTCCGAGGTGGAGAACTCAACGCTGACGGAGCAGGAGCGAAACGAGCAATCCTGGGGACTACTCAATCTTTTCAAGCATCCCGAGAAGGCGGTCATACGTCCCAATATGTTCTTTAAGCCCCGCATGGTCGAGGTGAGTGATCTCTTTGAGAAGTCACAGCTCAATGGGTCAACGACAACGCCGCCAATCAACTACAAGAATGCAACGATGCGACAGCAGGTGCAATCCATTAAGGCGGCCACACGCAACGAACTGAAGCAATTGCGAGAGTCGAGCACAGcgacgtcatcgtcatcgtcatcatcatcatcatcgacaaCAGTGACGGCGACAGCGATGCCCACGGCAAAGAGCAAGCGCAACAGATGA
- the LOC117569593 gene encoding tetraspanin-2A — translation MGIGYGTADEELEKQIGCVKYTLFCFNIVAWMISTALFALTVWLRAEPGFNDWLRILDAQSFYIGVYVLIAISIIMMAVSFLGCLSALMENTLALFVFVGTQIFGFVGTVAGSAILLQYSTINSSLQPLLDVSLRRFVATSEYTYSNYVLTMIQENIGCCGASGPWDYLDMHQPLPSSCRDTVSGNAFFSGCVDELTWFFEGKTAWIVGLAMTMAMMNVVCGVMSFVLVQAVKKEEEQASNYRR, via the coding sequence ATGGGCATTGGATATGGGACCGCCGACGAGGAGTTGGAGAAACAAATCGGATGCGTCAAGTACACGCTCTTCTGCTTCAACATTGTCGCCTGGATGATCTCCACGGCACTGTTCGCATTGACTGTCTGGCTGCGTGCTGAGCCCGGTTTCAATGATTGGCTACGCATTCTGGATGCACAGTCCTTCTACATTGGCGTCTATGTGCTGATTGCCATCAGCATCATTATGATGGCAGTAAGTTTCCTGGGCTGTCTCAGTGCACTCATGGAGAACACACTGGCATTGTTCGTCTTCGTCGGCACTCAGATCTTTGGCTTTGTGGGCACTGTGGCCGGATCGGCCATATTGCTGCAGTACAGCACAATCAATTCGAGTCTGCAGCCACTGTTGGATGTATCATTGCGTCGTTTTGTGGCCACCTCGGAATACACATACTCCAACTATGTGCTGACCATGATCCAGGAGAATATTGGCTGCTGCGGTGCAAGTGGCCCTTGGGACTATTTGGATATGCATCAGCCGTTGCCCAGCTCGTGTCGCGATACTGTCAGCGGCAATGCGTTCTTCAGCGGATGCGTCGATGAGTTGACCTGGTTCTTTGAGGGCAAGACGGCGTGGATTGTGGGTCTGGCCATGACCATGGCCATGATGAATGTGGTCTGTGGCGTTATGAGCTTTGTGCTTGTGCAGGCCGTcaagaaggaggaggaacaGGCTAGCAACTACAGGCGCTAG